The region GGGTCGCCACCGGTCTGGCGTGGACGGAGCTCGGCGGTGAGTTGTTGAACGTCGAGGTGACGATCGTCCCCGGCCGTGGCAAGCTGACCATCACCGGGCAGCTTGGCGAGGTAATGCAGGAAAGCGCGCAGGCCGCGCTGTCCTACGTGCGTTCGCGCGCTGACATTCTCGGTCTGGACCCGGGCTTCTACCACAAGATCGACATTCATATTCATATTCCGGAGGGGGCGATCCCCAAGGACGGGCCGTCCGCCGGGATTACTCTGGCGACTGCACTGGTCTCCGCTCTTACCCGCAAGCACGTGCGCAACGATCTGGCGATGACGGGCGAGATCACCCTGCGCGGCCGCGTGCTCCCGATTGGCGGTCTTAAGGAGAAGGTCTTGGCGGCCCATCGAGGTGGTATCAAGACCGTGGTGATTCCCAAGGAGAACGCCAAGGACATCGTCGAGATCGCACCGCAGATTCTCAAGGGTGTGCAGCTGGTGCAGGCCGACAATGTCGACGAGGTACTCAGGCACGCCCTGGTACTGGATGATCCGGACGCATTCTTCAAGCCCAAGCCTGCGAGGAAGGATCTGGATTTCCTTCGGGAGGCCGACAAGGACGAGCCAGACACGCCGGATGATGACGAGCCCAGAGTGTCCCCGAATCTCTCCTGACCGTGGTCCGAGCGGGCGAGGTTCGTTGACAACAGGATGGAGTTTTCAGAACCGACGGACCCGGCTGCGCCGAGCGGGGACGTACTAAGCGCGGCGGGGGGAGCCGTATAATACAGACCCATGACTAAGGCGGAACTTATCGAAGGACTCTCGAACAAGCTTCCAATTCCCAAGGGCGATGCCGAGCGTGCAATCAACCTGATGCTCGACGACATCATCGTCGCCCTCAAACAAGGCGAGCGCGTGAATATCTCGGGTTTCGGCACGTTCTCGGTCTCGTCCCGCCAGGCCAGGACCGGGCGCAACCCGAAGACCGGCGAAGCGATCCAGATATCTGCCAGCCGCTCGGCCAAGTTCAAGCCGGGCAAGCAGCTCAAGGACTCTCTGAACGAAGGGTTGGGTCAGGCCGCCAGTTCCTGACCTTCTTTTGGTCCCGCAGTACCTCCGGCAAAAAGGGCTTCCCGGTCTTTCGCGCTCAATTGAAGACCAGCGGCCGAGGAATGCTCACCACTTCAAGCCGACTGCTTCGGTCAGGAATCGTACGAATGGCGCCGACGCCGCACAGGCCGCGGCGAACGACTCGACAAAGCGTGGCGAGCAGGCTTCCATGCGCGTGAAGTCCTTGCCCGCGACGAAATCTTTGCGCTTGAGATCCTCGATAAGACGATGCTCCGGGTCGTAGCCCTTGGGCGGCCGCGAAAGGCTCTCACCCATCAGTTCAAGGTGCCGCCTAAACTCGCGCGCGCCGATAGCTTTCTTCCACACGGTCGGCCGGGCCACTATCGCGTCACGAATCTTCCGCAGGGTATCTGTGTCCGGATGCCAAATGCCCACGCCGCCGAAGATCTCGGCGGGTGACAGCGAGATATAAAAAGCCGGCGAAGGCCACCCCTGGGTACTCGAGTGATGAATGGCGGCGGCCGCATTCGTCTTGTATGGAGTCTTGTCGCGCGAGAAGCGCAGGTTTCGATAAATTCGGAACATCGAACCGCCGCTCGGTCTCGGATCGGCGACGTAGTACTTGCTCAACTTACGCAGGTGTGGCGCGAGATCGGCGATGAACGCGAGCATCGCGTCGCGCACTTGGGACTCGTAACGATGCTTGTTGCGTTGGAACCATTCCCGGTTGTTGTTGCGCGCCAGTTCCTCGAAGAATTCGAAGAAAGCAGGAGTGAAGTGACGCGTCGGCATGCCGGGTGCCCTCGAAGTGCAGGAATAATCGCCTGTTCCGACCCGCGCAAGGCGGGTTGGGCTCGCGCTTCGATATGTCGCCCAAACCCGCGCCGACCGGTAATCTCACACGATGGCAAAGAAGATCGCGAAAGGGAGTGGAGCGACCGCCGACAATCTTGATAGCGCGCACCTCAAACTGGTTCCGTGCTCCGAGGATCTGTATCGCTCGGTGCTCGAACTACTGCCCTACGCGCCGACCGACAAGCGCGAGATTCTGGATCTCGGCGCAGGCACCGGATTGCTCTCTGCGAAAATCGCTGCGGCCTTCCCTAAGGCACGGCTTACCTTGTTCGACCCCGCCCCCGAGATGCTCAGCGTTGCACGACAGCGCCTGAAGCCTTTTGGCACGCGTATGCGCTTTGCCTCGGCGCAACTGGCGCCGGCCACACCGTCCAGATCGTATGACGCGGTCGTGTCGTCGCTGGCCATTTATCATCTGCCCGATGGCGGCAAGCGCCATCTGTTCGGAGACATCCTCAAGTACCTGACCCCGGGAGGCGTGTTCATCAATGCCGACCAGGTCGCGGGCGAAACCGCCGCGATCGACGAGCGTGCACGCGAACTGTGGATCAAGCGCGCCCGCGAACTCAAAGTCGCAGAGCGCGACTTGGTGGCCGCATTATCGCGCATGAAACAGGACCTGCCGTCGACCGTGGGACAGCACCTGGCTTGGATGCGCGAGGTCGGGTTTGTCGAGGTCTCGTGCGTCTATCGGAACCTGATCTTTGCAGTGCTCTCGGGCAGCAAGCCGGTTGGCCGATAGAGCAACCGCTTGAGTCATTTCGGAGTCGAGGCCGGGGACTGTAAAGATCTCATTGCGGCGCAAAATGCCGGTCCCCTGAGCGAGACCTCCATTTCGCCCCAACCTCGGTCAGCTTTGCTCTTTCAACCCACACTCGCCCGGTCCTTTGCTCATGTCGATTAGGTTCAGCAGGTTTTCGAACGGATCGCGAAGCACCGCGCACATCCCGATCCGAACCTCGAACGGCGCAACCAGGACCGAGCATCCCGCGGAGTTCAGTTTCGCCGCCGCCTCCTTCACGTCGCCGACCAGGTAATGCACATTACACTCGCGCGGTATCTGTGGGTCGTCATGCAGCACTATCTCGGCATCGCAGTCGCGCATCCCGAGCGCGATCGAGTGCGTGCTGGACCACAAGTGGGTCAGCCCCAGGACGCGTTCGTAGAATCGTCGGGCGGCTTCGAGATTCTCCACCTTGACCATCACGCAATCGATCTTGCGTAAAATCGCATCCTTTGCCTGTCTAGTGGACGACGTCGCGCGGGTAGAAAGCGGACTTGGAGTGAATGCCAGCTCGAGCTTCAACCCATCGGGATCCGCGAAGAATAATGCGTAGTAACCCGGTGGGTAATAGACCCCAGGGGGATCGAGAATCTCCGCCTTAAGCTCGCGCAGCAGCAGATGGAGCCCGTCGACGTCCTCTCTACTCTCCGCGTCAAACGCGAGATGATGGAGCCCGGGTGCATATCGGTCGTGTCGCTTGCCTCTGCTCTCGGGTTTCGCGGCGTAAAGCCGCACCGACGTATTCGCGCGCCACTCGGCTTGCGAGAAAATCACCTCCCGCGGCGTCTCGCGGGTGAGCTCGTAACCGAGATAGCGCATCACCGGCTCGTAGAAGGTCCGGGAGCGAGTCAGGTCGCTGACCGTGAGATCCACGTGATGGATTGCGCGCGCCATTGTAGATGTCCTCACAAAGATGCCGACGTTAAGCGAAGATTTAGCGAAACTCAGCCTCAGAGGCAAGTCCGAATCAGGAGCGAGGAAGTATTATGACATCTCAACCCGATCTCAGCTCCGGTTACGCGCCGTCGGGACGCGCCTTGCTGTACTTTGAAACCGCAGGGACCGGCGATGCCGTGGTCTTTCTCCACGCTGGTGTATCCGACTCCCGAATGTGGGACCCGCAGATGCAGAAGTTTGCGGCGAAGTTCAAGGTCATACGCTACGACCATCGCGGGTTTGGCAAGACCAAATTCCCCGGCGAACCATTTGCGCTGCGAGACGACCTGTCCAATTTGCTTCGCCATCTCGGCGTGAAAAAGGCCGTCCTGGTTGGATGCTCGATGGGGGGTGCAGCCGCCATCGACTTTGCCCTGGAGCATCCCGAGGCGGTCGCTGCGCTGGTCTTGGTGGGTTCGGGGGTCAGCGGTTTGAACGATCCGGCGCAACTCTCCGCCGGTGCACTCAAGTACTGGAGCGAGCTGCTCAGGGTGATTCAGAAGGGCGATCTCGATCGAGCACGGGAGATGGACGGAAAGTATTGGATTGATGGTCCGTCACGCGCTTCTAGCGAGGTAGATCCCGTCTATCGCGACCGCGCGCTGCAACTTCATCGCGAGAACTTTTCGCTGGAGCGCTTCGCTCATCAGGAAAAGTCCCTTACTCCGCCTGCGATTGGCCGGCTGCGCGAGATAAACGCGCCAACGCAGGTCGTAATCGGCGACCACGACTCCGAGGATCTGAGAAAGCTCGCCGGTCAGCTCGCTGCGGAAATCGTCGGCGCCAAGCTGGTGAAGATGAATGCGGCGCATCTTCCAAACCTGGAACAGCCAGCCCAGTTCAGCCAGCTGCTTGATGAGTTTCTAACCTCGCTGACGGTCGCATAGAAGCCGGCCGCCCAAAGGGAATTGGCCGGCCCGTCTTCGCCTGCGTCACTGCTTCACGAGAAACGGCGTGGCGTCACGCGGTGATGAAATTCGCTTGCACCCTCGGAAAGCGGTCCTGTGCGTCCGGGCCGATCGTGTGCCCGGGGTTCGGGGAAGCGTTCGAATCTGACGTCTCCGCCCCTGATTCGTATGAGTCCGGCTGACGGCGGCCGCGACCGCGCGCTACTCGAGGTGATCTATCACTTTGCCGAAACCGAGCGTCATATCGCTCAGCATGTAGCTGGACTGCAGCACGCGCTTTACCGGCATCAGGTTCCAAGGGTCAAGTCGCGACCCTTCCGCGAAGGCGACTGAGCCGCTGCCGGTCCAGGCTTCGTGAACCGTAACCTCGGTGAAGGTCTCGATAAGTTCGGCGCACGACGGCCGGTGGTTTTCTTCGGCCGACGGAATAAGGCGCAGGCTCACCGGCGGGCGCGCCGCCCCGGAGTGTCCATTGTCGGCGGGTCTCTCCGGGCGCACGATCGCGCTCGCCAGGCGAATTCCGGCCGGCCGTTCCAGCGTGCCATAGATCATGTCGCGTTCCTGCTTGAACTCGATTTGCGCAAGCTTCTTGGGGAATCCCCAGATCTCGCGTCCCGCAAGCATCGGCGGCTCGCTGGTCACCGCGATGTGCGTAATGTAAGTCATCGCGCGCCCGTTGTGCTCGACCAGGAGCGAGAGAATCGTCTCGTTGTACGGACCGAAGGTCGTCCACGGATAGTGATAGAAGGACAGAACTGCGGTCGCCGGCTCGCTGATCGCGAGCTGGGCGGGGAGCGCTCCCAATGCCGCATCCGCATCGGTCTCAAACGCGACAGCGATTGATCGAGTGCCGCGATAGTAAAAGGGAGGCCGCTGGTAAGCGGGAGCATCCGCCGGCATCGAGTAACCCGCGCTGGAAAGGGTAAGGCGTCCGCGTTTGGCCATCGTCCAGATCCTCCGGCGCAAGACTTCCATATTCTCGTATCGGCCTACAATCGCTGCGCGATCTTCGTAAAAAGAGTCGCGGAATGAATTTTTCGTTGATTTGTCGGTGACTTTCGGTGTACGCCCTCCACGTTCAAGGGAATTCCCAGGACCTGCTCGAGAAGAATGGGGGGCGCACGGATCGCAGGATCGCAAGATTTCAACATACCGATTGGTTTGTTTTTTCTGCAAAGAGGGGTAGATATTAGGCAGACTGAACGCAGACGCGTCTCAACTCATGTGAGGTTCTCGTCATGGCGGAATTCGACATAGTCATCAAGAATGGCATGGTGGTCGACGGTACCCGCGCGCCGCGCTTCCGCAGCGACATCGGGATCAAAAACGGCCGCATCGCCAAGATTGGACGCATCGCCAGCCACCAGGGCGCCAAGGTGGTCGATGCCGAGGGGCACATCGTCGCGCCGGGCTTCATCGATCTGCACACCCACTACGACGCGCAGATTTTCTGGGACCCGTATCTGACGATCTCCGGTTATCACGGCATCACCTCCGTCGTGATCGGCAACTGCGGGTTCGGGTTCGCACCCGTGCGCTCTAAGGATGCCGAGCGCGCGATGCTCACCATGGTCCGCACCGAAGCTATCCCGCTGCGCGCGATGCAGGCGGCGATGCCGTTTGACTGGGAGAGCTATCCGCAGTTCATGGACAAGCTCGACCAGCTTCCCAAAGGGGTCAATCTCCTGCCTTACGTTCCGATGAATCCGGTTCTCGGCTACGTGATGGGGATCGAGGAATCGAAAACCGGCCGCATGCCCACTGACGACGAGCACGCAAAGATGCGCCAGATCCTCCATCAAGCGATGGATGCGGGCGCGTGCGGCTGGTCGGCGCAGCGGCTCATCCCCGGCGGGCCGAGCGCGGTCCAGCGCGACTTTGACGGCTCCCCGATGAACACCGACGTGATGAACGATGAGACCTGCATCGAGATGGCGCGGGTGCTCGGCGAACGGGGCGAAGGATTCCAGGAGCTTACCCTGGCGAGTTGGGATCCAAGGAAGGATGCCGAGCACTTCGAGAAGCTGGCCGAGGTTAGCGGGCGCCCCATCATGTACGAGGCGCTCGTCACCAACGATCGCTTCCCGCATCGCCATCGCAACACGATGAAGTGGCTCGAGCGGTGTCGTCAGAAGGGACTGCCGGTTTACGGTCAGGGCACGACGACTGACGCCGGGCTTACCTTCACGTTCGAGGACTGGAACCTGTTCGATGATTCCGATGCATGGCGCGAAGCGACCA is a window of Candidatus Binataceae bacterium DNA encoding:
- a CDS encoding HU family DNA-binding protein, producing MTKAELIEGLSNKLPIPKGDAERAINLMLDDIIVALKQGERVNISGFGTFSVSSRQARTGRNPKTGEAIQISASRSAKFKPGKQLKDSLNEGLGQAASS
- a CDS encoding TIGR02453 family protein: MPTRHFTPAFFEFFEELARNNNREWFQRNKHRYESQVRDAMLAFIADLAPHLRKLSKYYVADPRPSGGSMFRIYRNLRFSRDKTPYKTNAAAAIHHSSTQGWPSPAFYISLSPAEIFGGVGIWHPDTDTLRKIRDAIVARPTVWKKAIGAREFRRHLELMGESLSRPPKGYDPEHRLIEDLKRKDFVAGKDFTRMEACSPRFVESFAAACAASAPFVRFLTEAVGLKW
- a CDS encoding class I SAM-dependent methyltransferase, translated to MAKKIAKGSGATADNLDSAHLKLVPCSEDLYRSVLELLPYAPTDKREILDLGAGTGLLSAKIAAAFPKARLTLFDPAPEMLSVARQRLKPFGTRMRFASAQLAPATPSRSYDAVVSSLAIYHLPDGGKRHLFGDILKYLTPGGVFINADQVAGETAAIDERARELWIKRARELKVAERDLVAALSRMKQDLPSTVGQHLAWMREVGFVEVSCVYRNLIFAVLSGSKPVGR
- a CDS encoding VOC family protein, with amino-acid sequence MARAIHHVDLTVSDLTRSRTFYEPVMRYLGYELTRETPREVIFSQAEWRANTSVRLYAAKPESRGKRHDRYAPGLHHLAFDAESREDVDGLHLLLRELKAEILDPPGVYYPPGYYALFFADPDGLKLELAFTPSPLSTRATSSTRQAKDAILRKIDCVMVKVENLEAARRFYERVLGLTHLWSSTHSIALGMRDCDAEIVLHDDPQIPRECNVHYLVGDVKEAAAKLNSAGCSVLVAPFEVRIGMCAVLRDPFENLLNLIDMSKGPGECGLKEQS
- a CDS encoding alpha/beta fold hydrolase — encoded protein: MTSQPDLSSGYAPSGRALLYFETAGTGDAVVFLHAGVSDSRMWDPQMQKFAAKFKVIRYDHRGFGKTKFPGEPFALRDDLSNLLRHLGVKKAVLVGCSMGGAAAIDFALEHPEAVAALVLVGSGVSGLNDPAQLSAGALKYWSELLRVIQKGDLDRAREMDGKYWIDGPSRASSEVDPVYRDRALQLHRENFSLERFAHQEKSLTPPAIGRLREINAPTQVVIGDHDSEDLRKLAGQLAAEIVGAKLVKMNAAHLPNLEQPAQFSQLLDEFLTSLTVA
- a CDS encoding acetoacetate decarboxylase family protein, translating into MAKRGRLTLSSAGYSMPADAPAYQRPPFYYRGTRSIAVAFETDADAALGALPAQLAISEPATAVLSFYHYPWTTFGPYNETILSLLVEHNGRAMTYITHIAVTSEPPMLAGREIWGFPKKLAQIEFKQERDMIYGTLERPAGIRLASAIVRPERPADNGHSGAARPPVSLRLIPSAEENHRPSCAELIETFTEVTVHEAWTGSGSVAFAEGSRLDPWNLMPVKRVLQSSYMLSDMTLGFGKVIDHLE
- a CDS encoding amidohydrolase family protein; the protein is MAEFDIVIKNGMVVDGTRAPRFRSDIGIKNGRIAKIGRIASHQGAKVVDAEGHIVAPGFIDLHTHYDAQIFWDPYLTISGYHGITSVVIGNCGFGFAPVRSKDAERAMLTMVRTEAIPLRAMQAAMPFDWESYPQFMDKLDQLPKGVNLLPYVPMNPVLGYVMGIEESKTGRMPTDDEHAKMRQILHQAMDAGACGWSAQRLIPGGPSAVQRDFDGSPMNTDVMNDETCIEMARVLGERGEGFQELTLASWDPRKDAEHFEKLAEVSGRPIMYEALVTNDRFPHRHRNTMKWLERCRQKGLPVYGQGTTTDAGLTFTFEDWNLFDDSDAWREATTGTVGERAEKLGDPRRRVALKAQMPRESLITNYFDEIIITECQDPANKKFEGMTLRLAAQETGKEAVDVMLDIAVSENLKTEFFAPAVNSSDLMKELLDYPYITFGVSDGGAHTKFLTAGRYPTEGLIRFVREKNWLSLEDIHWRMSGLPAFCAGFKDRGFLREGAPADIVVYNLEQLKVLPVEIAHDLPGDEWRRVQRAEGYSHIIVNGQITWEGDRFTGATPGKVLRHGVSA